In Phosphitispora fastidiosa, a single window of DNA contains:
- a CDS encoding FapA family protein — MTDDSLKNLTQQDMEKILEKAEDVANDVLENGNMHLQFKPDGVYLTVTPPGSSGSAINSDQVLRELELRAVRNIDNRKVQQIVNEMKGTPELIAPHQGELAEDGYIVVEISKNKMEAYLTVYPHRGRGKPVTREDIQKALKDNHVVYGVMEYIIDSALQFGQVGEVLTVAAGSEPVDGESAVIEYKINPANPGKPEELMDGRVDFYNLHLIQNVEPGEVLAVKKPAQPGTPGHTVTGEELPPKPGKDVQLAIGKNVELTDDNNTAVAAAKGHVVIAGNKISVSGIYEINGDVDFNTGNVEFSGTVVVKGSIREGFKVVADGDVEVMGNISDGIVECTGALKVKNGIVGRSKSRIKAGGSVFTRFIENTVLDSGMDVIIGEAIMHSRVHARKSVVVAGKGVIVGGLIRAGEEINCKNVGSPMATATELETGVNPDLRRRYSFLLKEKQAKEVDLDKAEKAVKLLKYLEQTQGTLPEDKKAILARVAKVQGELIRELEELKNCLVDIEAQIQQSERGRIKVHGVMHPGVKVTIGSATMQAYDDLPFVTLTNVMGEIKINPYK; from the coding sequence ATGACTGACGATAGTTTAAAAAATCTGACCCAGCAGGATATGGAGAAGATTCTTGAAAAGGCCGAGGATGTAGCTAATGATGTACTGGAGAATGGTAATATGCACCTGCAATTTAAGCCTGATGGCGTGTACCTGACTGTTACCCCTCCCGGCAGCAGCGGTTCCGCAATAAATTCAGACCAGGTTCTTAGGGAACTGGAACTGCGTGCTGTCCGAAATATTGATAACAGAAAGGTTCAGCAAATAGTTAATGAAATGAAGGGCACTCCTGAATTAATTGCACCTCATCAGGGAGAACTGGCAGAAGACGGGTATATAGTTGTCGAAATCAGTAAGAACAAGATGGAGGCATACCTGACGGTTTACCCTCACCGGGGCAGGGGTAAACCGGTTACCAGAGAGGATATTCAAAAGGCTCTTAAGGATAACCATGTGGTTTACGGAGTAATGGAATATATAATTGATTCTGCTCTCCAATTCGGCCAGGTGGGGGAAGTCCTGACAGTTGCCGCAGGCTCTGAACCTGTTGATGGGGAAAGTGCCGTCATTGAGTATAAGATTAATCCTGCAAATCCTGGCAAACCGGAAGAGCTTATGGATGGCAGGGTGGATTTTTATAACCTGCACCTGATCCAGAATGTTGAACCAGGTGAAGTACTTGCTGTTAAAAAACCTGCCCAGCCTGGAACCCCAGGGCATACCGTTACTGGTGAAGAGCTGCCTCCCAAACCGGGGAAGGATGTTCAGCTAGCCATTGGGAAGAATGTGGAACTTACTGATGACAATAATACTGCTGTAGCTGCTGCTAAGGGTCATGTGGTAATAGCCGGAAATAAGATAAGTGTTTCCGGAATATACGAAATTAACGGTGATGTGGACTTTAATACCGGAAACGTTGAGTTTAGCGGCACCGTAGTTGTTAAAGGCAGCATCAGGGAAGGCTTTAAAGTTGTTGCTGACGGTGATGTCGAGGTAATGGGCAACATAAGTGACGGGATTGTTGAATGCACAGGCGCCCTTAAGGTGAAAAACGGCATAGTTGGCAGAAGCAAGTCCAGGATAAAGGCTGGAGGGAGCGTTTTTACCAGATTTATTGAAAACACGGTACTGGACTCGGGAATGGATGTAATAATCGGAGAAGCGATTATGCACAGCAGAGTTCACGCCCGGAAGTCTGTTGTGGTTGCAGGCAAAGGGGTAATAGTCGGCGGACTTATCAGAGCCGGTGAGGAAATAAACTGTAAAAACGTAGGCTCTCCCATGGCCACGGCAACGGAGCTGGAAACAGGGGTCAATCCTGACCTGCGGCGCAGGTATTCATTTCTTTTAAAAGAGAAGCAGGCTAAGGAAGTTGACCTTGACAAGGCAGAAAAGGCCGTTAAATTATTAAAGTACCTGGAGCAGACCCAGGGGACTCTTCCTGAAGATAAAAAAGCTATACTTGCCAGGGTTGCCAAAGTTCAGGGGGAGCTCATCCGGGAACTTGAAGAACTCAAAAACTGCCTTGTAGATATCGAAGCACAGATACAGCAGTCTGAACGGGGACGTATCAAGGTCCATGGCGTTATGCATCCGGGGGTTAAAGTTACTATTGGCTCGGCAACGATGCAGGCATATGATGACCTGCCGTTTGTGACCCTGACCAATGTTATGGGAGAGATAAAAATTAACCCATATAAATAG